A region from the Nocardioides exalbidus genome encodes:
- a CDS encoding ABC transporter permease, producing MPFARTLQSELRKVVDTRAGLWMVIVMGLLAAIVLAAVVIWGEPGDATFDGLLGMATMPLAIVLPILGIMAATAEWSQRTGLVTFTLEPRRGRIVAAKAVASMLFALGVIAVAFVASALVNVTAGTGTWDLTGAAAGGLVLALMLYVLQGVAFGLVFLNTPIAIVASLVLPSIWGIATALISQLEEVGRWINLDRVMEPLFAGEMAGQDWAQLGTGVAAWVLLPLAIGTYRVLNREVK from the coding sequence GTGCCGTTCGCCCGCACCCTCCAGAGCGAGCTGCGCAAGGTCGTCGACACCCGAGCCGGCCTCTGGATGGTCATCGTGATGGGCCTCCTGGCCGCGATCGTGCTGGCCGCCGTCGTCATCTGGGGCGAGCCCGGGGACGCGACCTTCGACGGCCTGCTCGGGATGGCGACCATGCCCCTCGCGATCGTGCTGCCGATCCTGGGCATCATGGCCGCGACCGCCGAGTGGTCGCAGCGCACCGGCCTGGTGACCTTCACCCTGGAGCCGCGCCGCGGTCGCATCGTCGCCGCCAAGGCCGTCGCGTCGATGCTCTTCGCGCTGGGCGTCATCGCCGTCGCCTTCGTGGCGTCCGCCCTGGTCAACGTCACCGCCGGCACCGGCACGTGGGACCTGACGGGCGCCGCCGCGGGCGGGCTCGTGCTCGCGCTGATGCTCTACGTCCTGCAGGGCGTGGCCTTCGGCCTGGTCTTCCTCAACACCCCGATCGCCATCGTCGCGAGCCTGGTGCTGCCGAGCATCTGGGGCATCGCGACGGCGCTCATCAGCCAGCTCGAGGAGGTCGGCCGGTGGATCAACCTGGACCGCGTCATGGAGCCGCTGTTCGCCGGTGAGATGGCCGGGCAGGACTGGGCGCAGCTCGGCACCGGCGTCGCCGCGTGGGTGCTGCTCCCGCTCGCGATCGGCACCTACCGGGTGCTCAACCGCGAGGTGAAGTGA
- a CDS encoding ABC transporter ATP-binding protein yields the protein MITVENLTKRYGGFTAVDDISFEVRPGSVVGFLGPNGAGKSTAMRMMTGLTPATSGRATILGQTYRELHNPGRQVGVMLDASAQHPGRTGREVLRVAAVSVGVSKARVEEVLHTVGLTDEEAGRRVRNYSLGMRQRLGIAAALLGEPQVLILDEPANGLDPQGIHWMRGLLRRFADGGGTVLLSSHLLHEVQIVADDLVMIGRGRIVAMGSKEELLSRGGTTVQSTDDARLVGLLEKAGVPVSRTGSGLVVDAEAEVVGRIAAEERVVLLELRSGGSEGLEEMFLGLTAATSREGDAA from the coding sequence ATGATCACAGTCGAGAACCTCACCAAGCGCTACGGCGGGTTCACCGCCGTCGACGACATCTCCTTCGAGGTGCGTCCCGGCAGCGTCGTCGGCTTCCTCGGTCCCAACGGTGCCGGCAAGTCCACGGCGATGCGGATGATGACCGGGCTGACCCCGGCGACCTCCGGCCGCGCCACGATCCTCGGGCAGACCTATCGCGAGCTGCACAACCCCGGCCGCCAGGTCGGCGTCATGCTCGACGCCTCGGCCCAGCACCCGGGCCGCACCGGCCGCGAGGTGCTCCGCGTCGCCGCCGTGTCCGTCGGTGTCTCGAAGGCCCGCGTGGAGGAGGTCCTGCACACCGTCGGCCTCACCGACGAGGAGGCGGGCCGCCGGGTCCGCAACTACTCCCTCGGCATGCGCCAGCGCCTCGGCATCGCCGCCGCGCTGCTCGGCGAGCCGCAGGTCCTCATCCTCGACGAGCCGGCCAACGGCCTCGACCCGCAGGGCATCCACTGGATGCGCGGGCTGCTGCGCCGCTTCGCCGACGGCGGCGGCACCGTCCTGCTGTCGAGCCACCTGCTCCACGAGGTCCAGATCGTCGCCGACGACCTGGTCATGATCGGCCGCGGCCGCATCGTCGCAATGGGCTCCAAGGAGGAGCTCCTCAGCCGCGGCGGCACCACCGTCCAGTCCACCGACGACGCCCGCCTGGTCGGCCTGCTCGAGAAGGCCGGCGTGCCGGTCTCCCGCACCGGCTCCGGCCTCGTCGTCGACGCCGAGGCCGAGGTCGTCGGCCGGATCGCCGCCGAGGAGCGCGTCGTGCTCCTCGAGCTGCGCTCCGGTGGCTCCGAGGGCCTCGAAGAGATGTTCCTCGGCCTCACGGCCGCCACCTCCCGGGAAGGGGACGCAGCATGA
- a CDS encoding sensor histidine kinase — MARTREDRTAAVGRPTWWASTWRYVLAAVLSVSTWVIVVVGAADWPAPHLAVMWLLVGDPVLGLVSFVLIRWRHRRPAPVALVLTAFSSVSIVSTGPASWIMGSIASHRRWRLLALVVPLSLVAGLVQEKVGLNDSGLPMWATILFGMLVAGILVATGYAMGSQRELVDSYRSRAETAEREQRARVAQAQAAERTRIAREMHDVLAHRISLVAMHASTLSYRTDLSEEDRATAARSIEENAQRALSDLRAVLGVLRDPTQPTDAAPEPPQPGIHDLAALVEEEASGGMRVRLSNRVEDEMPAATGRTAYRIVQEALTNVRKHAPGTTVTVDLAGTPEDGLVVAVRNAAPVGPVRRTPLPASGLGLLGLAERAALAGGRISHGVDATGGYSVRAWIPWAP, encoded by the coding sequence ATGGCCCGGACCCGCGAAGACCGCACCGCAGCGGTCGGACGCCCGACCTGGTGGGCCTCGACGTGGCGCTACGTCCTCGCGGCGGTGCTCAGCGTCTCGACGTGGGTCATCGTCGTGGTCGGTGCCGCGGACTGGCCGGCGCCGCACCTGGCGGTGATGTGGCTGCTCGTCGGCGACCCGGTCCTCGGCCTCGTGTCGTTCGTCCTGATCCGCTGGCGACATCGTCGGCCCGCGCCGGTGGCGCTGGTGCTGACGGCCTTCTCGTCCGTGTCGATCGTCAGCACCGGCCCGGCCTCCTGGATCATGGGGTCGATCGCCTCGCACCGGCGGTGGCGGCTCCTCGCGCTCGTGGTGCCGCTCAGCCTGGTGGCCGGCCTCGTGCAGGAGAAGGTCGGCCTCAACGACTCCGGCCTCCCGATGTGGGCCACGATCCTCTTCGGCATGCTGGTGGCCGGCATCCTCGTCGCCACCGGCTACGCGATGGGTTCCCAGCGCGAGCTGGTCGACTCCTACCGCTCCCGTGCCGAGACCGCGGAGCGGGAGCAGCGCGCCCGGGTCGCGCAGGCGCAGGCCGCCGAGCGCACCCGGATCGCGCGGGAGATGCACGACGTGCTGGCCCACCGGATCTCGCTGGTGGCGATGCACGCCAGCACGCTGAGCTATCGCACCGACCTGTCCGAGGAGGACCGCGCGACCGCGGCCCGCTCGATCGAGGAGAACGCCCAGCGGGCCCTCTCCGACCTCCGCGCGGTGCTCGGCGTGCTGCGCGACCCGACCCAGCCGACCGACGCCGCGCCCGAGCCGCCCCAGCCCGGGATCCACGACCTCGCGGCGCTGGTGGAGGAGGAGGCGTCGGGCGGGATGCGCGTACGCCTCTCGAACCGCGTCGAGGACGAGATGCCCGCCGCCACCGGGCGGACGGCCTACCGCATCGTGCAGGAGGCGCTGACCAACGTGCGCAAGCACGCGCCCGGCACCACCGTCACCGTCGACCTCGCCGGCACGCCGGAGGACGGGTTGGTGGTGGCGGTGCGCAACGCGGCACCCGTGGGGCCCGTACGCCGCACCCCGCTGCCGGCGTCCGGCCTCGGCCTGCTGGGGCTGGCCGAGCGGGCCGCGCTGGCGGGCGGGCGGATCAGCCACGGCGTCGACGCCACGGGCGGCTACTCCGTGCGGGCATGGATACCGTGGGCGCCGTGA
- a CDS encoding response regulator transcription factor, producing MTATQDPGAPDRIDLAVVDDDPMVRAALGMMLGGASGIAVVAEAGDGEEALAVVPASGADVVLMDIRMPVRDGLSATEELLRSHPDLKIIVLTTFDTDDMVLKALRTGAAGFLLKDTPPARLVEAIRTVASGQPMLSPSVTAQLIAAVTRNAGADATREAQDRGRAARDALAGLTERERDVADGVARGLSNAEIAGELFMGVPTVKTHVGRLFSKLGVENRVQVAILVHDAQG from the coding sequence GTGACCGCAACGCAGGACCCGGGCGCTCCCGATCGGATCGACCTGGCCGTCGTCGACGACGACCCGATGGTGCGCGCCGCACTCGGGATGATGCTCGGCGGCGCGTCGGGGATCGCCGTCGTGGCCGAGGCCGGCGACGGCGAGGAGGCGCTCGCCGTCGTCCCCGCCTCCGGGGCCGACGTCGTGCTGATGGACATCCGGATGCCGGTGCGCGACGGGCTCAGCGCGACCGAGGAGCTGCTCCGCTCCCACCCGGACCTCAAGATCATCGTGCTGACGACCTTCGACACCGACGACATGGTGCTCAAGGCGCTGCGCACCGGCGCCGCGGGCTTCCTGCTGAAGGACACCCCGCCCGCGCGGCTCGTCGAGGCGATCCGCACGGTGGCGTCCGGGCAGCCGATGCTCTCGCCGAGCGTCACGGCCCAGCTCATCGCCGCGGTCACCCGCAACGCCGGCGCCGACGCGACCCGCGAGGCGCAGGACCGTGGCCGTGCCGCGCGGGACGCCCTCGCCGGTCTCACCGAGCGCGAGCGCGACGTGGCCGACGGGGTGGCGCGCGGGCTGAGCAACGCCGAGATCGCGGGCGAGCTCTTCATGGGCGTGCCGACGGTCAAGACGCACGTCGGGCGGCTCTTCTCCAAGCTGGGCGTCGAGAACCGGGTGCAGGTCGCGATCCTGGTCCACGACGCCCAGGGCTAG
- a CDS encoding FKBP-type peptidyl-prolyl cis-trans isomerase — protein sequence MGEAPTDLEVTDLVEGDGTEATSGSTVSVHYVGVAHSTGEEFDASYNRGTPLQFRLGIGQVISGWDTGVQGMKVGGRRRLVIPPHLGYGDRGAGGAIKPGETLIFVVDLLEVR from the coding sequence ATGGGCGAGGCGCCCACCGACCTCGAGGTCACCGACCTCGTCGAGGGCGACGGCACCGAGGCCACCTCCGGCTCGACCGTCTCGGTCCACTACGTCGGCGTCGCCCACTCCACGGGCGAGGAGTTCGACGCGTCCTACAACCGCGGCACCCCGCTGCAGTTCCGACTCGGCATCGGCCAGGTCATCTCCGGCTGGGACACCGGCGTGCAGGGCATGAAGGTCGGCGGTCGTCGCCGGCTCGTCATCCCACCGCACCTCGGCTACGGCGACCGCGGCGCCGGCGGCGCGATCAAGCCGGGCGAGACGCTGATCTTCGTGGTGGACCTGCTCGAGGTCCGCTGA
- a CDS encoding CBS domain-containing protein, whose translation MRIQDVIQGKTSRAVVTIGPDATVRELVALLAEHNVGALVVSDDGEAVTGIVSERDVVRRLHADTGVLDVAVREIMTAEVRTCDGGDDLTDLMQTMTQHRIRHVPVVADGRLTGIISIGDVVKNRIGELEFERDQLDSYVHQT comes from the coding sequence ATGAGGATCCAGGACGTCATCCAGGGCAAGACCAGCCGGGCCGTGGTGACCATCGGCCCCGACGCCACCGTGCGCGAGCTCGTCGCGCTGCTGGCCGAGCACAACGTGGGCGCGCTCGTGGTGAGCGACGACGGCGAGGCCGTGACGGGCATCGTCAGCGAGCGCGACGTCGTACGCCGTCTCCACGCCGACACGGGCGTGCTCGACGTGGCCGTGCGCGAGATCATGACCGCCGAGGTGCGCACCTGCGACGGCGGTGACGACCTCACCGACCTCATGCAGACGATGACCCAGCACCGCATCCGGCACGTCCCGGTGGTGGCCGACGGACGGCTGACCGGCATCATCTCCATCGGTGACGTGGTGAAGAACCGCATCGGCGAGCTCGAGTTCGAGCGCGACCAGCTCGACAGCTACGTCCACCAGACCTGA
- a CDS encoding inositol monophosphatase family protein, with protein sequence MPIHGSNDYTDDLRLAHVLADDADSLTQARFKALDLHVMSKPDLTPVTDADKAVEEGIRRTLSRVRSRDAVVGEEQGTTGHSQRRWIVDPIDGTKNFVRGVPVWATLIALAVDDEVVLGVVSAPQLQRRWWASVGNGAWTGRSLLKATKCEVSDVRRLEDASLSYSSLSGWDERDRLDDFISLQRRCWRTRAYGDFWSYMLLAEGAVDLAAEPELELYDMAALDVIVREAGGRFTSLDGNDGPWGGNALASNGHLHDAALSFLGGLGDDDTDPDVPRRGPGSVSSLRDRL encoded by the coding sequence ATGCCCATCCACGGCTCCAACGACTACACCGACGACCTGCGGCTCGCGCACGTCCTCGCCGATGACGCGGACTCGCTGACCCAGGCCCGGTTCAAGGCGCTCGACCTCCACGTCATGAGCAAGCCCGACCTGACCCCCGTGACCGATGCCGACAAGGCCGTCGAGGAGGGCATCCGCCGCACGCTCTCGCGGGTCCGCTCGCGCGACGCCGTCGTGGGTGAGGAGCAGGGCACGACCGGCCACAGCCAGCGCCGCTGGATCGTCGACCCGATCGACGGCACCAAGAACTTCGTCCGCGGCGTGCCCGTGTGGGCGACGCTGATCGCCCTCGCGGTCGACGACGAGGTCGTGCTCGGCGTGGTCTCCGCTCCGCAGCTCCAGCGCCGGTGGTGGGCCTCGGTGGGCAACGGTGCCTGGACGGGACGCTCGCTGCTGAAGGCGACGAAGTGCGAGGTGTCCGACGTCCGGCGCCTCGAGGACGCGTCGCTGAGCTACTCCTCCCTGTCCGGCTGGGACGAGCGCGACCGGCTCGACGACTTCATCTCGCTGCAGCGGCGCTGCTGGCGCACCCGCGCCTACGGGGACTTCTGGTCCTACATGCTCCTCGCCGAGGGAGCGGTCGACCTCGCGGCCGAGCCGGAGCTCGAGCTCTACGACATGGCCGCGCTCGACGTCATCGTGCGCGAGGCCGGGGGCCGGTTCACCTCGCTCGACGGCAACGACGGGCCGTGGGGCGGCAACGCCCTCGCCTCCAACGGCCACCTCCACGACGCCGCGCTGTCGTTCCTCGGCGGGCTCGGCGACGACGACACCGACCCCGACGTGCCGCGGCGCGGGCCCGGATCGGTGAGCAGCCTGCGCGACCGGCTGTGA
- a CDS encoding DUF2231 domain-containing protein: MELNGVPLHPLIVHAVVVLGPLAAITGLVFAFVPRWRWLLRWPLVVLAVVTAVASFLAVVAGEDLLSSRPELAPLVEDHEEAGELLRNVSLAFALVAGFGAWALGGASALASGRGARETRLRIPAMAVLVVGSVVLGYALFMAGDTGAKAVWG; this comes from the coding sequence ATGGAGCTCAACGGAGTGCCGCTGCACCCGCTCATCGTCCACGCGGTCGTCGTGCTCGGCCCGCTCGCGGCCATCACGGGACTCGTCTTCGCCTTCGTGCCGAGGTGGCGCTGGCTGCTGCGGTGGCCGCTCGTCGTCCTCGCCGTGGTCACCGCCGTGGCATCGTTCCTCGCGGTCGTCGCGGGCGAGGACCTGCTGTCGTCGCGGCCCGAGCTCGCGCCGCTCGTGGAGGACCACGAGGAGGCCGGCGAGCTGCTGCGCAACGTGTCGCTGGCCTTCGCGCTCGTCGCCGGCTTCGGCGCCTGGGCGCTCGGCGGGGCGTCCGCGCTCGCGTCCGGCAGGGGTGCCCGCGAGACGCGGCTGCGGATCCCGGCGATGGCCGTGCTGGTCGTGGGGTCGGTCGTCCTGGGCTACGCGCTCTTCATGGCCGGTGACACCGGCGCCAAGGCCGTCTGGGGCTGA
- the rsgA gene encoding ribosome small subunit-dependent GTPase A, with protein sequence MTGRYSEHDHEHYERPRRRTRPRTKDRPTYDDAVDGRVVTVDRGRFTLTVDGHRVMAMKSRPLGRKGVVVGDHVRVVGDTSGVDGSLARIVEVVERSTTLRRTADDDDPVERVIVSNADQLVVVTALADPEPRPRLIDRALVAAYDAGMAPLLCLTKADLADPETLLSTYRSLGVPWVVTQLKGDRAGDLGALRERLHGRTSVLVGHSGVGKSTLVNALVPDAHREVGIVNAVTGRGRHTSTSAYLLELPDDAGWIIDTPGIRSFGLAHVRPEDLIEAFPDLEEMTEDCPRGCTHGTGEPECGLDEAVEAGEADPDRVESFRRLLAAREGASDW encoded by the coding sequence GTGACGGGTCGCTACTCCGAGCACGACCACGAGCACTACGAGCGCCCGCGCCGGCGCACCCGCCCGCGCACCAAGGACCGGCCGACCTACGACGACGCCGTCGACGGCCGGGTCGTCACCGTCGACCGCGGCCGGTTCACGCTGACCGTCGACGGGCACCGGGTGATGGCGATGAAGTCGCGCCCGCTCGGCCGCAAGGGCGTCGTGGTCGGCGACCACGTGCGCGTGGTCGGTGACACGAGCGGCGTCGACGGCTCGCTGGCCCGGATCGTCGAGGTCGTGGAGCGCAGCACCACGCTGCGACGCACGGCCGACGACGACGACCCCGTCGAGCGGGTCATCGTCTCCAACGCCGACCAGCTGGTCGTGGTGACCGCGCTGGCCGACCCCGAGCCGCGCCCGCGCCTGATCGACCGCGCGCTCGTGGCGGCGTACGACGCCGGGATGGCGCCGCTGCTCTGCCTCACCAAGGCCGACCTGGCCGACCCCGAGACCCTGCTGTCCACCTACCGCTCCCTCGGCGTGCCGTGGGTGGTGACTCAGCTCAAGGGCGACCGGGCCGGCGACCTCGGCGCGCTCCGCGAGCGGCTGCACGGGCGCACCAGCGTCCTCGTCGGGCACAGCGGGGTCGGGAAGTCGACCCTGGTCAACGCCCTCGTGCCGGACGCGCACCGTGAGGTGGGCATCGTCAACGCTGTCACCGGCCGTGGCCGCCACACCTCGACGAGCGCCTACCTCCTCGAGCTGCCGGACGACGCGGGCTGGATCATCGACACCCCGGGCATCCGCTCGTTCGGCCTCGCCCACGTGCGACCGGAGGACCTCATCGAGGCCTTCCCCGACCTCGAGGAGATGACCGAGGACTGCCCCCGCGGGTGCACCCACGGCACCGGCGAGCCCGAGTGCGGGCTCGACGAGGCGGTCGAGGCCGGCGAGGCCGACCCCGACCGGGTGGAGTCCTTCAGGCGCCTGCTCGCCGCGCGCGAGGGCGCGAGCGACTGGTAG
- the aroA gene encoding 3-phosphoshikimate 1-carboxyvinyltransferase: MTDQPVDPIPDPWPAPRPHDPVDRVVSLPGSKSLTNRALVLAAIADGPSVVRRPLRSRDTLLMAAALRSLGTSVEDTDGDDGSGHWAVTPGTWDRDADVDCGLAGTVMRFVPPVVGLARGTVAFDGDPHMRQRPVGQMLAALGALGVRIDDGGREALPFAVHGTGSVPGGTVTIDASASSQFVSALLLAGARYDHGVDVRHVGKPVPSLPHIEMTVQMLRQRGVAVDDHDPNRWAVAPGPVKAVDDDIEPDLSNAAPFLALGAATGGRVTVTDWPALTTQPGDELREILTLMGCEVTLADGDLTVVGPDRLQGVDLDLHDVGELTPAIAALCALADSPSHLRGVAHIRGHETDRITALATELGRLGADVTEREDGLSIRPATLHGGTFRTYADHRMAHAGVILGLAVDDVLVEDIATTSKTFPDFAAAWSDAVHGTSR; this comes from the coding sequence GTGACTGACCAGCCTGTCGATCCGATCCCCGATCCCTGGCCCGCGCCCCGACCCCACGACCCCGTCGACCGGGTCGTCTCGCTGCCGGGGAGCAAGTCGCTCACCAACCGCGCGCTGGTCCTCGCCGCGATCGCGGACGGCCCCAGCGTCGTACGCCGTCCACTGCGCTCGCGCGACACCCTGCTGATGGCTGCCGCGCTGAGGTCGCTCGGCACCTCGGTGGAGGACACCGACGGTGACGACGGGTCCGGCCACTGGGCCGTCACCCCCGGCACCTGGGACCGTGACGCCGACGTCGACTGCGGGCTCGCCGGCACCGTGATGCGGTTCGTGCCGCCGGTCGTCGGACTGGCCCGGGGGACGGTCGCCTTCGACGGTGACCCGCACATGCGCCAGCGTCCCGTCGGCCAGATGCTCGCCGCCCTCGGTGCGCTCGGCGTGCGGATCGACGACGGCGGCCGCGAGGCGCTCCCCTTCGCCGTCCACGGCACAGGCTCGGTGCCCGGCGGGACGGTCACCATCGACGCGAGCGCCTCGTCGCAGTTCGTCTCCGCGCTGCTGCTCGCGGGCGCCCGCTACGACCACGGCGTCGACGTGCGCCACGTCGGCAAGCCCGTGCCCTCCCTCCCCCACATCGAGATGACCGTCCAGATGCTGCGCCAGCGCGGCGTCGCGGTCGACGACCACGACCCCAACCGGTGGGCGGTCGCCCCCGGTCCGGTCAAGGCGGTCGACGACGACATCGAGCCCGACCTCTCCAACGCCGCACCCTTCCTGGCGCTCGGTGCGGCCACCGGAGGCCGGGTGACGGTCACCGACTGGCCCGCGCTGACCACCCAGCCCGGCGACGAGCTGCGCGAGATCCTCACCCTCATGGGGTGCGAGGTCACCCTCGCCGACGGCGACCTCACGGTCGTCGGGCCGGACCGCCTGCAGGGCGTCGACCTCGACCTCCACGACGTGGGTGAGCTCACGCCCGCGATCGCCGCACTCTGCGCACTGGCCGACTCGCCGTCGCACCTGCGCGGGGTCGCGCACATCCGCGGCCACGAGACCGACCGGATCACCGCGCTCGCCACCGAGCTCGGCCGCCTGGGCGCCGACGTCACCGAGCGCGAGGACGGCCTGTCGATCCGGCCGGCCACGCTGCACGGCGGCACCTTCCGGACCTACGCCGACCACCGGATGGCCCACGCCGGCGTCATCCTCGGCCTCGCCGTCGACGACGTGCTCGTCGAGGACATCGCGACCACCTCGAAGACCTTCCCGGACTTCGCGGCTGCCTGGAGCGACGCCGTGCACGGGACCTCCCGGTGA
- a CDS encoding DoxX family membrane protein yields the protein MTITRLLARPMLASIFVAGGINAIRNTEGHASKAKKVTDRVVPAAQKAAPALPIPTDPATLVRINAGAQILAAAALATGRAPRLSAGVLAASLVPTTLAGHSFWDETDPQARATQRLQFFKNTSVLGGLLLAAVDTEGKPGLAWRARRAAADVRREAKQVAKDARREAKLAKAQLT from the coding sequence ATGACGATCACCCGGTTGCTCGCCCGTCCCATGCTGGCCTCGATCTTCGTCGCCGGTGGCATCAACGCCATCCGCAACACCGAGGGGCATGCGTCGAAGGCGAAGAAGGTCACCGACAGGGTCGTGCCCGCGGCGCAGAAGGCCGCTCCTGCGCTCCCCATCCCGACCGACCCCGCGACGCTCGTGCGGATCAACGCCGGCGCGCAGATCCTCGCCGCCGCCGCCCTGGCGACCGGCCGCGCACCGCGCCTCAGCGCGGGCGTGCTCGCCGCGTCCCTGGTGCCCACCACGCTCGCCGGGCACTCGTTCTGGGACGAGACCGACCCGCAGGCGCGGGCCACCCAGCGCCTCCAGTTCTTCAAGAACACCTCCGTGCTCGGTGGCCTGCTCCTCGCCGCCGTCGACACCGAGGGCAAGCCCGGCCTGGCCTGGCGCGCCCGCCGCGCCGCCGCCGACGTACGTCGCGAGGCCAAGCAGGTCGCCAAGGACGCGCGCCGCGAGGCCAAGCTGGCCAAGGCGCAGCTGACCTGA
- a CDS encoding sigma-70 family RNA polymerase sigma factor, with amino-acid sequence MSSATSVEPLADAELISAVRGGDVDAYGVLFERHVDAARRLARQLVPPADAEDLVSDAFVKVLGVLQRGGGPDVAFRAYLLTSVRRLQVDRFRSGSKLHTTDDMEAFDPGIPFRDTAVEGFESGAAARAFASLPERWQLVLWHTEVEGDKPADIAPLLGMSPNSVSALAYRAREGLRQAFLIEHAAEIEGDRCRWTHSQLGAFVRDATSRRDAAKVQAHLDDCRSCTALYLELTEVNSNLGGLLAPLLLGAIGSAYLGTTLAAGSVPIGLGSIGTVVGRVRDLVVGNSAAAAVAGVAASVVVVGGAVAVGLNNPPRTTAEPPPRNPALSSPAAAQDGTVPGAGLQRQGNGPESIEPVSDDVVPVLPPATTTVPAPTETPGTTDPTDAPTTDPTSEPTDEPTDEPTPTSTPTSTPTSTPTATPTSTPTSDPTSSPTSSPTASPTATPTSTPTSDPTSSPTSSPTPTPQPTDEPSPTTTPDPTTTPDPTTTPDPTTTPDPTTTPDPTTTPDPTPTPTPVDTAVTGTVTGGSGFYRVQVRPSGLAAGTSAELRITFGGLVVTTRVDPRCASAPGGLRCTVGGDDTSAVDIRVIALPGSTVTATLVAASDDPAPANNTWRALLS; translated from the coding sequence ATGAGCAGTGCCACCAGTGTCGAACCACTTGCCGACGCCGAGCTGATCTCGGCGGTCCGCGGTGGGGACGTCGATGCCTACGGCGTGCTGTTCGAGCGACACGTCGACGCCGCCCGGCGCCTGGCCCGCCAGCTCGTGCCACCCGCCGACGCCGAGGATCTCGTCTCCGACGCCTTCGTCAAGGTGCTGGGCGTGCTCCAGCGCGGCGGTGGCCCCGACGTGGCGTTCCGCGCCTACCTCCTGACGTCGGTCCGCCGGCTCCAGGTCGACCGGTTCCGGTCCGGGTCGAAGCTCCACACGACCGACGACATGGAGGCGTTCGACCCGGGCATCCCCTTCCGGGACACGGCCGTCGAGGGGTTCGAGAGCGGTGCCGCGGCCCGCGCCTTCGCCTCGCTCCCCGAGCGCTGGCAGCTGGTGCTGTGGCACACCGAGGTCGAGGGCGACAAGCCCGCCGACATCGCTCCCCTCCTCGGGATGAGCCCCAACTCGGTCTCCGCGCTCGCCTACCGGGCACGCGAGGGCCTGCGCCAGGCCTTCCTGATCGAGCACGCCGCCGAGATCGAGGGCGATCGCTGCCGCTGGACCCACTCCCAGCTCGGCGCCTTCGTCCGCGACGCCACCTCGCGCCGCGACGCGGCCAAGGTGCAGGCCCACCTCGACGACTGCCGCTCGTGCACGGCGCTCTACCTCGAGCTCACCGAGGTGAACTCCAACCTCGGCGGGCTGCTCGCCCCACTGCTGCTGGGTGCGATCGGCTCCGCCTACCTCGGTACGACGCTCGCCGCCGGCTCCGTCCCCATCGGCCTCGGCAGCATCGGGACCGTCGTGGGCCGCGTCCGCGACCTCGTCGTCGGCAACAGCGCCGCCGCAGCGGTCGCCGGCGTGGCCGCCAGCGTGGTCGTGGTCGGCGGTGCCGTGGCCGTCGGCCTCAACAACCCGCCCCGCACCACCGCCGAGCCCCCGCCGCGCAACCCCGCACTGAGCAGCCCCGCAGCAGCCCAGGACGGCACCGTCCCGGGCGCCGGCCTGCAGCGGCAGGGCAACGGACCCGAGAGCATCGAGCCCGTCTCCGACGACGTCGTCCCGGTGCTGCCGCCCGCCACGACGACCGTCCCGGCGCCGACCGAGACCCCGGGCACCACCGACCCCACGGACGCGCCGACGACCGATCCGACCTCGGAGCCGACGGACGAGCCGACCGACGAGCCGACGCCCACCTCGACGCCCACCTCGACGCCCACCTCGACGCCCACCGCGACCCCGACGTCGACGCCGACGTCCGACCCCACCTCGTCCCCCACCTCGTCCCCCACCGCGTCCCCCACCGCGACCCCGACGTCGACGCCCACGTCCGACCCCACCTCGTCCCCCACGTCGTCGCCGACCCCCACGCCGCAGCCCACCGACGAGCCGAGTCCGACGACGACGCCGGACCCGACGACGACGCCGGACCCGACCACCACCCCGGACCCCACGACCACGCCCGACCCGACCACCACCCCGGACCCGACCACCACGCCGGACCCCACCCCCACACCCACGCCGGTGGACACCGCGGTCACCGGGACCGTGACGGGTGGCAGCGGGTTCTACCGCGTGCAGGTCCGGCCGTCCGGGCTCGCGGCGGGCACCTCGGCCGAGCTGCGGATCACCTTCGGCGGACTCGTGGTCACCACCCGCGTCGATCCCCGATGCGCGTCCGCACCGGGCGGACTGCGGTGCACCGTGGGCGGTGACGACACCTCCGCCGTCGACATCCGCGTGATCGCGCTCCCGGGCAGCACGGTCACCGCCACACTGGTCGCCGCGAGCGACGACCCGGCCCCGGCCAACAACACCTGGCGGGCCCTGCTCTCCTGA